A window from Citrus sinensis cultivar Valencia sweet orange chromosome 5, DVS_A1.0, whole genome shotgun sequence encodes these proteins:
- the LOC102611662 gene encoding uncharacterized protein LOC102611662 isoform X2, giving the protein MKNQQKNTRGFVSKRGENMHRGILLAPPLTTYSYPPLSLDNYHQQQQQPPPLLPLPIHNPLPSRSRYPINRKSNRTRDQSLTPKKSNSKRPNKREDESKIELLKPIEKTISESFIVTSVNPSGPDPNDLPKDVSKVLSAGIVAVKDLEKFSGSLFTVSPPPSSLPLPKFALRPKLISCNAEAAGVDAGATDNLRRLLRLR; this is encoded by the coding sequence ATAGAGGCATTTTGTTAGCTCCTCCTTTAACCACATATTCATATCCTCCACTTTCACTTGATAACTATCATCAGCAACAGCAACAGCCGCCACCTCTGCTTCCTCTGCCAATTCACAACCCTCTCCCGTCACGAAGCCGGTATCCAATTAACAGAAAATCCAACAGAACCAGAGACCAATCTCTGACGCCgaagaaatcaaattcaaaacgaCCCAACAAAAGAGAAGATGAATCAAAGATTGAACTTTTAAAACCAATCGAAAAGACAATTTCAGAGTCTTTTATTGTAACCTCAGTCAACCCTTCAGGACCAGACCCAAATGATCTTCCAAAAGATGTCTCTAAGGTTCTGTCTGCAGGTATTGTTGCCGTCAAGGATTTGGAAAAGTTTTCAGGGTCTCTGTTTACTGTCTCTCCTCCTCCAAGTAGCTTGCCTTTGCCCAAGTTCGCTCTTAGACCAAAGCTGATCAGTTGCAACGCTGAGGCTGCTGGGGTTGATGCTGGGGCTACGGACAATCTCCGGCGACTGTTACGCCTCCGTTGA
- the LOC102611182 gene encoding uncharacterized protein LOC102611182 isoform X1 yields the protein MVYSSKTTLFNQAVIESTSMADPLGRDFLFCKFCGTMLRMESNHVVCSSCKFKKNVQDVADREISYAVTAEEIKRELGISLFEQPQGDKGETQLSKVKRACEKCQNPEMYYSTRQTRSADEGQTTYYICPRCGHRCQES from the exons ATGGTGTATTCCTCTAAAACTACCTTATTCAACCAAGCAGTCATCGAAAGCACATCCATGGCAGATCCTCTAGGACGAGATTTCCTGTTCTGCAAGTTCTGTGGGACAATGCTTCGTATGGAATCAAATCACGTCGTATGCTCCTCATgcaaatttaagaaaaatgtcCAAG ATGTTGCTGACAGAGAAATAAGTTACGCGGTTACTGCCGAA gaaataaaaagagagTTAGGCatatctttatttgaacagCCTCAAGGGGATAAAGGGGAGACACAGTTGTCCAAG GTAAAAAGGGCGTGTGAAAAATGCCAAAATCCAGAGATGTATTATTCAACCAGACAA ACAAGATCAGCCGATGAAGGGCAGACTACTTACTATATTTGCCCCCGTTGTGGTCACCGATGTCAAGAGAGTTGA
- the LOC102611182 gene encoding uncharacterized protein LOC102611182 isoform X2 gives MADPLGRDFLFCKFCGTMLRMESNHVVCSSCKFKKNVQDVADREISYAVTAEEIKRELGISLFEQPQGDKGETQLSKVKRACEKCQNPEMYYSTRQTRSADEGQTTYYICPRCGHRCQES, from the exons ATGGCAGATCCTCTAGGACGAGATTTCCTGTTCTGCAAGTTCTGTGGGACAATGCTTCGTATGGAATCAAATCACGTCGTATGCTCCTCATgcaaatttaagaaaaatgtcCAAG ATGTTGCTGACAGAGAAATAAGTTACGCGGTTACTGCCGAA gaaataaaaagagagTTAGGCatatctttatttgaacagCCTCAAGGGGATAAAGGGGAGACACAGTTGTCCAAG GTAAAAAGGGCGTGTGAAAAATGCCAAAATCCAGAGATGTATTATTCAACCAGACAA ACAAGATCAGCCGATGAAGGGCAGACTACTTACTATATTTGCCCCCGTTGTGGTCACCGATGTCAAGAGAGTTGA
- the LOC102612150 gene encoding ABC transporter B family member 13-like isoform X1 yields the protein MIHCLSPMEEVELATSGGGGVNDDNLIPKMKQQTNPSKKQSGSFLSLFAAADKIDCVLMFLGSLGAFIHGATLPVFFILFGRMIDSLGHLSSHPHRLTSRISEHALYLVYLGLVALVSAWIGVAFWMQTGERQTARLRLKYLQSVLKKDMSFFDTEARDSNIIFHISSDAILVQDAIGDKTGHALRYLSQFFVGFAVGFTSVWQLTLLTLAVVPLIAVAGGAYTITMSTLSEKGEAAYGEAGKVAEEIISQVRAVYAFVGEAKAIESYSHSLKEALKQGKKSGVAKGIGVGLTYGLLFCAWALLLWYAGILVRHGDTNGGKAFTTIINVIFSGFALGQAAPNLAAIAKGKAAAANIISIIKENSHSSERPGDDGITLPKLAGQIEFSEVCFAYPSRPHMVFENLNFSVDAGKTFAFVGPSGSGKSTIISMVQRLYEPTSGKILLDGHDLKSLQLKWLREQMGLVSQEPALFATSIANNILLGKEDASMDRVIEAAKAANAHSFVEGLPDGYQTQVGEGGTQLSGGQKQRIAIARAVLRNPKILLLDEATSALDAESELIVQRALEKIMSNRTTIVVAHRLSTVRDVDTIMVLKNGQVVESGTHVDLISKGGEYAALVNLQSSEHLSNPSSICYSGSSRHSSFRDFPSSRRYDVEFESSKRRELQSSDQSFAPSPSIWELLKLNAAEWPYAVLGSVGAILAGMEAPLFALGITHILTAFYSPHDSQIKRVVDQVALIFVGLAVVTIPVYLLQHYFYTLMGEHLTARVRLSMFSAILSNEIGWFDLDENNTGLLISTLAADATLVRSALADRLSIIVQNVALTVTAFVIAFILSWRLAAVVAASLPLLIGAFVAEQLFLKGFGGDYNRAYSRATSVAREAIANIRTVAAYGIEKRISIQFASELSQPNKQALLRGHISGFGYGVSQLLSLCSYALGLWYASVLIKQKGSNFGDIMKSFMVLIITALAVAETLALAPDIVKGSQALGPVFGILYRKTAIQPDDPASKEVTEIKGNIELRNVSFKYPVRPDITIFENLNLKVSAGRSLAVVGQSGSGKSTVISLVMRFYDPISGTVLIDGYDIRTLNLRSLRRKIGLVQQEPALFSTTIYENIKYGNEDASEIELMKATKAANAHGFISRMPEGYQSHVGDRGVQLSGGQKQRVAIARAILKNPSILLLDEATSALDTASENLIQEALDKLMEGRTTIMVAHRLSTIRNADKIAVLQQGKVAEIGSHEQLLRKENGIYKQLIRLQQDKNPEAME from the exons ATGATACACTGCTTG TCTCCGATGGAAGAAGTTGAGCTAGCTACGTCTGGTGGTGGTGGGGTTAATGATGATAACTTAATTCCAAAAATGAAGCAGCAAACAAATCCAAGCAAAAAGCAGAGTGGTTCATTTCTCAGTTTGTTTGCTGCTGCTGATAAAATTGACTGTGTATTGATGTTCCTTGGAAGTCTAGGGGCTTTCATCCATGGCGCTACCCTTCCTgtattcttcattttgtttggTCGTATGATCGATTCTTTAGGACATTTATCTTCACATCCTCATAGATTGACCTCTCGCATCTCTGag CATGCTCTTTACTTGGTCTACCTTGGACTTGTTGCTTTGGTATCGGCATGGATAG GCGTTGCATTCTGGATGCAAACTGGGGAGAGACAGACAGCTCGCTTGCGGCTCAAGTATCTTCAGTCAGTTTTAAAGAAGGACATGAGTTTCTTTGACACGGAAGCCAGAGATtctaatatcatttttcacaTTTCAAGCGATGCAATACTAGTGCAGGATGCAATTGGTGACAAG ACAGGCCATGCTTTGCGCTACCTTTCTCAGTTCTTTGTTGGATTTGCCGTAGGATTCACGTCAGTATGGCAGCTGACACTGCTCACGTTGGCTGTGGTTCCATTAATAGCTGTAGCAGGGGGAGCTTATACCATAACTATGTCTACATTATCTGAGAAAGGTGAGGCTGCTTACGGCGAAGCTGGAAAGGTTGCGGAAGAG ATTATTTCTCAAGTGCGCGCTGTGTACGCATTTGTTGGAGAGGCGAAAGCAATAGAATCATATTCTCATTCACTTAAGGAAGCCCTTAAACAGGGGAAGAAAAGTGGCGTTGCAAAGGGTATTGGTGTTGGCCTCACCTACGGGCTATTGTTTTGTGCTTGGGCATTGCTTCTCTGGTATGCCGGTATACTCGTCAGACATGGAGACACAAATGGAGGCAAAGCATTCACGACAATTATCAACGTCATCTTTAGTGGATT TGCTCTTGGTCAAGCTGCTCCAAACCTTGCTGCCATTGCTAAAGGCAAGGCTGCTGCTGCCAACATTATCAgtattattaaagaaaattcccACTCCTCTGAAAGACCAGGTGATGATGGAATTACGCTGCCAAAACTGGCGGGGCAAATTGAATTTTCTGAAGTCTGTTTTGCTTATCCCTCACGACCCCATATGGTCTTCGAAAATTTGAACTTTTCGGTAGACGCTGGCAAAACTTTTGCATTTGTTGGTCCCAGTGGATCTGGCAAGAGCACAATCATATCAATGGTACAACGTTTATATGAACCCACTTCAG GTAAAATACTGCTAGACGGGCATGATCTTAAGAGTCTTCAGTTAAAATGGTTGAGAGAACAGATGGGATTGGTTAGTCAAGAACCAGCATTATTTGCCACAAGTATAGCCAACAATATTCTTCTTGGTAAAGAAGATGCAAGCATGGATCGGGTAATAGAAGCTGCCAAAGCTGCTAATGCACATTCTTTTGTTGAAGGATTACCTGATGGTTACCAAACTCAG gttGGAGAAGGAGGAACTCAGCTTTCTGGAGGACAGAAACAGAGAATTGCTATTGCAAGAGCAGTGCTGAGAAACCCAAAAATATTGCTTTTAGATGAGGCCACCAGCGCTCTTGATGCGGAATCAGAACTCATTGTTCAGCGGGCTCTCGaaaaaattatgtcaaatCGGACTACAATAGTTGTTGCCCACCGCTTATCTACTGTGCGAGATGTGGACACAATTATGGTCTTAAAGAATGGTCAAGTTGTTGAAAGTGGAACTCACGTGGACTTAATATCCAAGGGAGGCGAATACGCGGCACTCGTGAACTTGCAATCATCAGAACATCTTTCAAATCCAAGCTCAATATGTTACTCTGGTTCTTCCAGGCATTCTAGCTTCCGAGACTTTCCCAGCAGTCGTCGCTATGATGTCGAGTTTGAGTCAAGTAAAAGAAGAGAACTGCAGTCAAGTGATCAGAGCTTTGCTCCTAGCCCATCAATTTGGGAATTACTCAAGTTAAATGCAGCAGAGTGGCCATATGCTGTGCTTGGATCAGTTGGTGCAATTCTGGCTGGCATGGAAGCTCCTCTTTTTGCCCTTGGAATCACTCATATCTTGACTGCATTTTACTCTCCTCACGATTCTCAAATCAAACGAGTGGTTGATCAGGTAGctcttatttttgttggaCTGGCGGTTGTTACCATACCCGTGTATCTGTTGCAACACTACTTTTATACATTGATGGGAGAGCATTTGACTGCTCGAGTTCGCTTATCAATGTTCTCAG CAATACTTTCCAATGAGATTGGCTGGTTTGATTTGGATGAGAACAATACAGGATTATTGATATCAACTTTAGCTGCAGATGCAACCTTAGTACGAAGTGCTCTGGCTGACCGCCTCTCAATAATTGTGCAGAATGTCGCTCTCACAGTGACTGCATTTGTCATAGCCTTTATACTAAGTTGGCGCTTGGCAGCTGTTGTCGCTGCCTCCTTGCCCCTGCTCATTGGAGCTTTCGTGGCTGAG cAACTTTTTCTTAAAGGCTTTGGAGGAGATTACAACAGAGCCTACTCTAGAGCAACTTCTGTAGCACGTGAAGCAATTGCTAATATACGAACAGTTGCTGCATATGGCATTGAAAAACGAATTTCGATCCAGTTTGCCTCAGAACTAAGCCAACCCAACAAGCAAGCACTTTTGCGAGGCCACATATCAGGATTCGGCTATGGTGTGTCACAGTTGCTGTCTCTGTGTTCCTACGCACTTGGCCTTTGGTATGCATCAGTTCTTATCAAGCAAAAAGGCTCCAACTTTGGCGACATAATGAAATCCTTCATGGTTTTGATAATCACAGCACTGGCAGTAGCTGAGACACTTGCCCTTGCACCAGACATTGTGAAGGGGTCACAAGCACTTGGGCCAGTTTTTGGCATTCTCTACAGAAAGACCGCCATACAACCTGATGATCCTGCATCAAAAGAGGTAACTGAAATCAAGGGAAACATAGAGCTCAGAAATGTGAGTTTCAAGTACCCTGTGAGGCCTGACATCacaatatttgaaaacttAAATCTCAAAGTTTCAGCTGGCAGGAGTCTTGCAGTAGTAGGCCAAAGTGGGTCTGGGAAGAGTACAGTGATTTCCCTTGTCATGAGATTTTATGACCCCATTTCAGGAACAGTTCTGATAGATGGATATGATATCAGAACTTTGAACTTAAGATCTCTGAGGAGAAAAATCGGATTAGTTCAGCAAGAGCCAGCATTGTTTTCGACAACTATTTATGAAAACATCAAGTACGGAAATGAGGACGCATCagaaattgaattaatgaaaGCAACCAAAGCTGCAAATGCTCATGGGTTCATCAGTAGAATGCCCGAAGGGTATCAAAGCCATGTTGGTGACAGAGGGGTGCAATTATCAGGAGGTCAAAAGCAAAGGGTGGCAATTGCTAGAGCAATACTGAAAAACCCATCCATTCTTCTATTAGATGAAGCCACAAGCGCATTAGACACTGCGTCTGAGAATTTGATTCAAGAGGCTCTTGATAAGCTCATGGAAGGGCGAACAACAATAATGGTAGCACATAGATTGTCTACCATTCGCAATGCAGATAAAATTGCAGTGCTGCAACAGGGGAAAGTTGCTGAAATTGGAAGCCATGAACAGCTTCTCAGAAAAGAGAATGGTATTTACAAGCAATTAATCAGACTCCAGCAAGATAAGAACCCAGAAGCTATGGAGTAA
- the LOC102612150 gene encoding ABC transporter B family member 13-like isoform X2: MSTLSEKGEAAYGEAGKVAEEIISQVRAVYAFVGEAKAIESYSHSLKEALKQGKKSGVAKGIGVGLTYGLLFCAWALLLWYAGILVRHGDTNGGKAFTTIINVIFSGFALGQAAPNLAAIAKGKAAAANIISIIKENSHSSERPGDDGITLPKLAGQIEFSEVCFAYPSRPHMVFENLNFSVDAGKTFAFVGPSGSGKSTIISMVQRLYEPTSGKILLDGHDLKSLQLKWLREQMGLVSQEPALFATSIANNILLGKEDASMDRVIEAAKAANAHSFVEGLPDGYQTQVGEGGTQLSGGQKQRIAIARAVLRNPKILLLDEATSALDAESELIVQRALEKIMSNRTTIVVAHRLSTVRDVDTIMVLKNGQVVESGTHVDLISKGGEYAALVNLQSSEHLSNPSSICYSGSSRHSSFRDFPSSRRYDVEFESSKRRELQSSDQSFAPSPSIWELLKLNAAEWPYAVLGSVGAILAGMEAPLFALGITHILTAFYSPHDSQIKRVVDQVALIFVGLAVVTIPVYLLQHYFYTLMGEHLTARVRLSMFSAILSNEIGWFDLDENNTGLLISTLAADATLVRSALADRLSIIVQNVALTVTAFVIAFILSWRLAAVVAASLPLLIGAFVAEQLFLKGFGGDYNRAYSRATSVAREAIANIRTVAAYGIEKRISIQFASELSQPNKQALLRGHISGFGYGVSQLLSLCSYALGLWYASVLIKQKGSNFGDIMKSFMVLIITALAVAETLALAPDIVKGSQALGPVFGILYRKTAIQPDDPASKEVTEIKGNIELRNVSFKYPVRPDITIFENLNLKVSAGRSLAVVGQSGSGKSTVISLVMRFYDPISGTVLIDGYDIRTLNLRSLRRKIGLVQQEPALFSTTIYENIKYGNEDASEIELMKATKAANAHGFISRMPEGYQSHVGDRGVQLSGGQKQRVAIARAILKNPSILLLDEATSALDTASENLIQEALDKLMEGRTTIMVAHRLSTIRNADKIAVLQQGKVAEIGSHEQLLRKENGIYKQLIRLQQDKNPEAME; encoded by the exons ATGTCTACATTATCTGAGAAAGGTGAGGCTGCTTACGGCGAAGCTGGAAAGGTTGCGGAAGAG ATTATTTCTCAAGTGCGCGCTGTGTACGCATTTGTTGGAGAGGCGAAAGCAATAGAATCATATTCTCATTCACTTAAGGAAGCCCTTAAACAGGGGAAGAAAAGTGGCGTTGCAAAGGGTATTGGTGTTGGCCTCACCTACGGGCTATTGTTTTGTGCTTGGGCATTGCTTCTCTGGTATGCCGGTATACTCGTCAGACATGGAGACACAAATGGAGGCAAAGCATTCACGACAATTATCAACGTCATCTTTAGTGGATT TGCTCTTGGTCAAGCTGCTCCAAACCTTGCTGCCATTGCTAAAGGCAAGGCTGCTGCTGCCAACATTATCAgtattattaaagaaaattcccACTCCTCTGAAAGACCAGGTGATGATGGAATTACGCTGCCAAAACTGGCGGGGCAAATTGAATTTTCTGAAGTCTGTTTTGCTTATCCCTCACGACCCCATATGGTCTTCGAAAATTTGAACTTTTCGGTAGACGCTGGCAAAACTTTTGCATTTGTTGGTCCCAGTGGATCTGGCAAGAGCACAATCATATCAATGGTACAACGTTTATATGAACCCACTTCAG GTAAAATACTGCTAGACGGGCATGATCTTAAGAGTCTTCAGTTAAAATGGTTGAGAGAACAGATGGGATTGGTTAGTCAAGAACCAGCATTATTTGCCACAAGTATAGCCAACAATATTCTTCTTGGTAAAGAAGATGCAAGCATGGATCGGGTAATAGAAGCTGCCAAAGCTGCTAATGCACATTCTTTTGTTGAAGGATTACCTGATGGTTACCAAACTCAG gttGGAGAAGGAGGAACTCAGCTTTCTGGAGGACAGAAACAGAGAATTGCTATTGCAAGAGCAGTGCTGAGAAACCCAAAAATATTGCTTTTAGATGAGGCCACCAGCGCTCTTGATGCGGAATCAGAACTCATTGTTCAGCGGGCTCTCGaaaaaattatgtcaaatCGGACTACAATAGTTGTTGCCCACCGCTTATCTACTGTGCGAGATGTGGACACAATTATGGTCTTAAAGAATGGTCAAGTTGTTGAAAGTGGAACTCACGTGGACTTAATATCCAAGGGAGGCGAATACGCGGCACTCGTGAACTTGCAATCATCAGAACATCTTTCAAATCCAAGCTCAATATGTTACTCTGGTTCTTCCAGGCATTCTAGCTTCCGAGACTTTCCCAGCAGTCGTCGCTATGATGTCGAGTTTGAGTCAAGTAAAAGAAGAGAACTGCAGTCAAGTGATCAGAGCTTTGCTCCTAGCCCATCAATTTGGGAATTACTCAAGTTAAATGCAGCAGAGTGGCCATATGCTGTGCTTGGATCAGTTGGTGCAATTCTGGCTGGCATGGAAGCTCCTCTTTTTGCCCTTGGAATCACTCATATCTTGACTGCATTTTACTCTCCTCACGATTCTCAAATCAAACGAGTGGTTGATCAGGTAGctcttatttttgttggaCTGGCGGTTGTTACCATACCCGTGTATCTGTTGCAACACTACTTTTATACATTGATGGGAGAGCATTTGACTGCTCGAGTTCGCTTATCAATGTTCTCAG CAATACTTTCCAATGAGATTGGCTGGTTTGATTTGGATGAGAACAATACAGGATTATTGATATCAACTTTAGCTGCAGATGCAACCTTAGTACGAAGTGCTCTGGCTGACCGCCTCTCAATAATTGTGCAGAATGTCGCTCTCACAGTGACTGCATTTGTCATAGCCTTTATACTAAGTTGGCGCTTGGCAGCTGTTGTCGCTGCCTCCTTGCCCCTGCTCATTGGAGCTTTCGTGGCTGAG cAACTTTTTCTTAAAGGCTTTGGAGGAGATTACAACAGAGCCTACTCTAGAGCAACTTCTGTAGCACGTGAAGCAATTGCTAATATACGAACAGTTGCTGCATATGGCATTGAAAAACGAATTTCGATCCAGTTTGCCTCAGAACTAAGCCAACCCAACAAGCAAGCACTTTTGCGAGGCCACATATCAGGATTCGGCTATGGTGTGTCACAGTTGCTGTCTCTGTGTTCCTACGCACTTGGCCTTTGGTATGCATCAGTTCTTATCAAGCAAAAAGGCTCCAACTTTGGCGACATAATGAAATCCTTCATGGTTTTGATAATCACAGCACTGGCAGTAGCTGAGACACTTGCCCTTGCACCAGACATTGTGAAGGGGTCACAAGCACTTGGGCCAGTTTTTGGCATTCTCTACAGAAAGACCGCCATACAACCTGATGATCCTGCATCAAAAGAGGTAACTGAAATCAAGGGAAACATAGAGCTCAGAAATGTGAGTTTCAAGTACCCTGTGAGGCCTGACATCacaatatttgaaaacttAAATCTCAAAGTTTCAGCTGGCAGGAGTCTTGCAGTAGTAGGCCAAAGTGGGTCTGGGAAGAGTACAGTGATTTCCCTTGTCATGAGATTTTATGACCCCATTTCAGGAACAGTTCTGATAGATGGATATGATATCAGAACTTTGAACTTAAGATCTCTGAGGAGAAAAATCGGATTAGTTCAGCAAGAGCCAGCATTGTTTTCGACAACTATTTATGAAAACATCAAGTACGGAAATGAGGACGCATCagaaattgaattaatgaaaGCAACCAAAGCTGCAAATGCTCATGGGTTCATCAGTAGAATGCCCGAAGGGTATCAAAGCCATGTTGGTGACAGAGGGGTGCAATTATCAGGAGGTCAAAAGCAAAGGGTGGCAATTGCTAGAGCAATACTGAAAAACCCATCCATTCTTCTATTAGATGAAGCCACAAGCGCATTAGACACTGCGTCTGAGAATTTGATTCAAGAGGCTCTTGATAAGCTCATGGAAGGGCGAACAACAATAATGGTAGCACATAGATTGTCTACCATTCGCAATGCAGATAAAATTGCAGTGCTGCAACAGGGGAAAGTTGCTGAAATTGGAAGCCATGAACAGCTTCTCAGAAAAGAGAATGGTATTTACAAGCAATTAATCAGACTCCAGCAAGATAAGAACCCAGAAGCTATGGAGTAA
- the LOC102612652 gene encoding rac-like GTP-binding protein 5, which translates to MSASRFIKCVTVGDGAVGKTCMLISYTSNTFPTDYVPTVFDNFSANVVVDGSTVNLGLWDTAGQEDYNRLRPLSYRGADVFILAFSLISKASYENVAKKWIPELRHYAPGVPIILVGTKLDLRDDKQFFIDHPGAVPITTAQGEELRKLIGSPAYIECSSKTQQNVKAVFDAAIKVVLQPPKQKKKKKKSHRACSIL; encoded by the exons ATGAGCGCGTCGAGGTTCATAAAGTGCGTCACTGTCGGTGACGGCGCCGTCGGAAAAACTTGCATGCTTATTTCTTACACCAGCAACACTTTCCCAACG GACTATGTGCCAACTGTCTTTGACAATTTCAGTGCGAATGTGGTTGTTGATGGGAGTACGGTCAACTTAGGGTTATGGGACACTGCTG GTCAGGAGGATTACAATAGATTGAGACCGTTAAGTTATAGAGGAGCTGATGTGTTTATTCTTGCATTCTCACTGATTAGCAAGGCCAGCTATGAAAATGTCGCCAAGAAG TGGATTCCAGAACTGAGGCACTATGCGCCTGGTGTTCCAATAATTCTTGTTGGGACTAAGCTAG ATCTTCGGGATGATAAGCAGTTCTTTATTGATCATCCAGGTGCAGTACCAATTACTACAGCTCAG GGAGAGGAACTGAGGAAGCTGATTGGATCTCCTGCATACATCGAATGTAGTTCAAAGACACAACAG AATGTGAAAGCAGTTTTTGATGCTGCTATAAAGGTGGTGCTCCAGCCTccaaagcaaaagaaaaagaagaagaagtcaCATAGGGCTTGCTCCATACTGTGA